A single Rhopalosiphum padi isolate XX-2018 chromosome 4, ASM2088224v1, whole genome shotgun sequence DNA region contains:
- the LOC132930009 gene encoding trypsin-like produces MRVTRIANGEQFDQAYYPYVVGLKIQVVDEETYCTGTLVSPKFVLTAAHCIENANSVEVYQTDPRNETGEKREVIELFIHSLYNDTSLVADLCLLKISKPFKNITSYAILSGNPEVFANETSLKCFIFGWGKNKVGYPKHRANVASVWVKYGPDACEVPPDNYYIANIVKSTWKYFLCPVPNNRMVCIGDSGGALMCHGFLFGITSHGYNYYPGMAHLKTECGDSRVQTRHIFIYAYRNWIDDIMHGKSSKLKFNHLIFKKRILLLSKVLEKVENQNNLLL; encoded by the exons aTGAG agtaaCTAGGATTGCGAACGGTGAACAATTTGACCAAGCTTATTATCCCTATGTGGTCGgattaaaaatacaagttgTTGATGAAGAAACATACTGCACCGGTACTTTAGTGTCACCGAAATTTGTGTTAACAGCTGCTCATTGTATTGAGAATGCAAATTCCGTAGag GTGTATCAAACCGATCCGCGAAATGAGACTGGTGAAAAAAGAgaagttattgaattatttatacattcattatacaACGATACAAGTTTGGTTGCTGATTTGTGTTTGTTAAAG ATAAGCAAaccatttaaaaacattactaGTTACGCAATTCTTTCCGGAAACCCTGAGGTCTTTGCAAATGAAACCTCattgaaatgttttatatttggtTGGGGTAAAAACAAAGTTGGTTACCCAAAACATAGAGCGAATGTTGCTTCAGTTTGGGTAAAGTATGGGCCTGATGCCTGTGAAGTACCGCCagacaa TTACTATATAGCGAATATTGTTAAAAGTAcgtggaaatattttttgtgtccAGTGCCCAATAACCGTATGGTATGCATTGGAGATAGTGGAGGTGCTTTAATGTGTCATGGATTCCTATTCGGTATTACCAGTCACGGTTATAACTACTATCCTGGAATGGCCCATTTAAAAACGGAATGCGGCGATAGTCGTGTTCAAACTAGACATATATTCATCTACGCTTATCGGAACTGGATTGATGATATTATGCATGGAAAATCTAGTAAATTAAAGTTCAACCACCTAAT ttttaaaaaaaggaTTTTATTATTGAGTAAAGTACTGgaaaaagttgaaaatcaaaataatttactgcTCTAA